A single window of Candidatus Paceibacterota bacterium DNA harbors:
- a CDS encoding UDP-N-acetylglucosamine--N-acetylmuramyl-(pentapeptide) pyrophosphoryl-undecaprenol N-acetylglucosamine transferase yields MKIVLTGGGTGGHFYPLIAIAEELQKEARQNKLLDAKLYYMAPTPYHEARLFDNDITFVRIPAGKRRLYFSVANFFDLFVTALGILVALWKMFTIFPDVVFAKGGYASYPALFAARFFGIPVVIHESDSVPGRVNLWAGKFAKKIALSYPSAAEYFPKGKTAYTGNPVRRELMTVQKSGGHEFLKLEESTPTLLILGGSLGSEVINDVIIDSLPGLISKYQIIHQTGKANYNEILNTSKVILKDNEFEHRYHPFDYLNDLAMQMSAGSADLIISRAGSTIFEIAVWGIPSILIPITDSQGDHQRKNAYAYARSGAAVIIEEANLNSHILSEEIRRLMENPAERERMKEMAKGFARLDSAEVIAKEIIQIGLGHEK; encoded by the coding sequence ATGAAAATTGTTTTAACTGGAGGAGGCACGGGTGGACATTTTTATCCTCTCATAGCTATCGCCGAAGAATTACAGAAAGAGGCGAGGCAAAATAAGCTCCTCGACGCAAAATTATATTACATGGCGCCAACTCCATATCACGAGGCGCGGCTTTTTGACAATGACATCACGTTTGTGAGAATCCCCGCAGGAAAAAGAAGACTGTATTTCTCTGTCGCCAATTTTTTTGATCTTTTTGTTACCGCGCTCGGTATCCTTGTCGCTCTTTGGAAAATGTTCACCATTTTCCCTGATGTGGTTTTTGCCAAGGGGGGATACGCGAGCTACCCAGCGCTTTTCGCAGCGCGATTTTTCGGCATTCCAGTCGTTATTCATGAATCTGACAGTGTTCCAGGAAGAGTGAACCTTTGGGCAGGAAAATTCGCAAAAAAAATCGCTCTTTCATACCCGAGCGCTGCTGAATATTTTCCTAAAGGCAAAACTGCATACACAGGAAATCCTGTTCGACGGGAACTCATGACGGTGCAAAAAAGCGGGGGGCACGAATTTTTAAAGCTTGAAGAGAGCACTCCGACTCTTTTAATTCTCGGAGGTTCGCTCGGTTCGGAAGTTATAAATGACGTGATTATCGATTCTCTTCCAGGACTCATCTCAAAATATCAGATCATTCATCAGACAGGGAAGGCGAATTATAATGAAATACTAAATACGTCAAAAGTTATTTTAAAAGATAACGAATTTGAACATCGGTATCATCCATTTGATTATTTGAACGATCTTGCGATGCAGATGAGCGCCGGAAGCGCGGACCTTATTATTTCCCGCGCAGGTTCAACGATATTCGAAATTGCTGTGTGGGGAATTCCTTCAATTCTCATTCCTATCACTGACTCACAGGGAGATCACCAGAGAAAAAATGCTTACGCCTACGCAAGAAGTGGAGCGGCAGTTATCATCGAAGAAGCGAATTTGAACTCGCATATACTTTCCGAAGAAATTCGAAGACTTATGGAAAATCCAGCGGAACGAGAGAGAATGAAGGAAATGGCGAAAGGATTTGCCCGGCTTGATTCGGCAGAGGTGATCGCTAAAGAAATCATACAGATTGGGCTAGGCCACGAAAAGTAG
- a CDS encoding putative peptidoglycan glycosyltransferase FtsW produces the protein MSHARVDKVLLACFAILIFVGFFIFTSASLGLLTRGEGIFSQVAIKQILVGVILGSIAFFITLKTDYTHWRKYAFFIAIASICFATLVFIPGIGFAHGGAKRWIDIAGISLQPAEFLKLGLIIYYAAWLSKVREKISKLQYGLFPLLIVIFVAAVLVLLEPDTGTFLVIFASLVGMFVAGGGRWRDILILFLLCAVGIAGLFYMRPYIRERFLTFLDPARDPLGSGYQIQQSLIAIGSGGFFGRGFGQSVQKFNYLPEPIGDSIFAVAGEEFGFIGSLLLVLLYIFFALRALRMASKVSDVFGRLLVVGIVILIVSQSFLNIGSMLGILPLTGVPLIFVSQGGTALLVGMAEVGILLNISRRRAIG, from the coding sequence ATGAGCCATGCTCGCGTAGATAAAGTCCTCCTTGCTTGTTTTGCAATTCTCATCTTCGTGGGATTTTTTATTTTCACTTCCGCATCCCTTGGGCTCCTCACTCGCGGAGAGGGCATATTTTCTCAAGTGGCAATAAAACAAATACTTGTGGGCGTTATTTTAGGTTCGATCGCTTTTTTTATCACACTGAAAACTGATTACACTCATTGGCGTAAATATGCTTTTTTTATCGCTATCGCATCTATTTGCTTTGCAACACTCGTCTTTATACCAGGAATCGGATTTGCTCACGGCGGAGCAAAACGGTGGATAGATATTGCAGGAATCTCTCTTCAGCCGGCAGAATTCTTGAAACTAGGACTCATTATTTATTATGCGGCATGGCTTTCGAAAGTGCGCGAAAAGATTTCCAAACTCCAATACGGTCTTTTCCCGCTTCTTATTGTTATTTTCGTCGCGGCCGTATTAGTCCTTCTCGAGCCAGACACGGGCACCTTTCTAGTTATTTTCGCGAGTCTGGTTGGAATGTTCGTCGCGGGAGGAGGACGATGGAGAGATATTCTCATTCTTTTTCTCCTTTGTGCTGTTGGCATAGCGGGACTTTTCTACATGCGGCCATACATTCGTGAGAGATTTTTAACCTTTCTGGACCCGGCGCGCGATCCTCTTGGCTCGGGGTATCAAATTCAACAATCGCTTATCGCGATCGGTTCCGGCGGATTTTTTGGAAGGGGGTTCGGACAAAGCGTCCAGAAATTCAATTATCTTCCAGAACCGATAGGAGATTCTATTTTTGCTGTGGCCGGAGAAGAATTTGGCTTCATTGGGAGCCTTCTTCTTGTGCTTCTTTACATTTTCTTTGCACTTCGAGCGCTTCGGATGGCCTCAAAAGTAAGCGATGTGTTTGGTAGACTGCTTGTCGTAGGAATTGTTATACTAATTGTGTCCCAATCGTTCCTGAATATCGGCTCTATGCTTGGGATTCTCCCGCTCACCGGCGTTCCGCTTATTTTCGTGAGCCAGGGAGGCACAGCGCTTCTTGTCGGAATGGCAGAAGTCGGTATTCTTCTTAATATTTCACGACGGAGGGCGATAGGATAA
- the scpB gene encoding SMC-Scp complex subunit ScpB, with protein MDLETTLEAVLFFKGEAVSIKKLSQILEKNSAEIQDGLKVLEEKLKTRGIRLLRIGDEVALGTASKADEIIEKLTKEELSRDIGKAGLETLSIIIYRGPIARREIDYIRGVNSTFILRNLLIRGLVEKVPAEKDQRSFLYKPTLELLAHLGLEKIEDLPEYTRVKEEIKKFEESAKEPEEKESI; from the coding sequence ATGGATCTCGAAACAACATTAGAAGCAGTTTTGTTTTTCAAAGGCGAAGCTGTCTCAATAAAAAAACTTTCTCAAATTCTCGAGAAAAATTCCGCTGAAATTCAGGATGGTTTGAAAGTGCTTGAAGAAAAATTAAAAACGAGAGGAATCCGGCTTCTGCGTATTGGAGATGAAGTAGCCCTTGGGACAGCTTCGAAAGCAGACGAAATCATCGAAAAACTCACCAAAGAAGAACTCTCAAGGGATATTGGAAAAGCGGGACTTGAAACACTTTCCATCATTATTTATCGGGGACCGATCGCAAGAAGAGAAATCGACTACATTCGAGGCGTAAATTCGACCTTTATTCTTCGAAATCTTCTCATCCGGGGTCTCGTAGAAAAAGTGCCCGCAGAGAAAGATCAGAGAAGTTTCCTCTATAAACCAACCCTTGAACTCCTTGCGCATTTGGGACTCGAAAAAATCGAGGACCTGCCCGAATATACGCGAGTAAAAGAGGAGATAAAGAAATTTGAAGAAAGCGCAAAGGAACCAGAAGAAAAAGAGAGCATTTAG
- a CDS encoding ScpA family protein, with protein MDNQTYKIKTEKFEGPLDLLLSLIEKRKLLINEISLAQITDDYIGYIKNNGNQTMGESANFILIASTLLLIKSRSLLPNLSLSEEEEQSIDELERRLKIYKEIKELSVHIAERFGKEMIFAPQMRKFDPVFSPDKDTTLPNMLSAMERVLQSLPKKEFLPKAVVKKIISLEEMIGNLTVRIQKSLKIGFKDLAKVGKDDKINVIVSFLAILELVKQGVVSVVQESKHDDIMIESNEVGLPKYGN; from the coding sequence GTGGACAACCAGACCTACAAAATAAAAACGGAGAAATTTGAAGGACCATTGGACCTTCTGCTTTCCCTTATCGAAAAACGGAAACTTCTCATCAACGAAATTTCGCTGGCTCAAATTACTGATGATTATATCGGGTATATAAAAAATAATGGAAATCAGACGATGGGGGAGAGCGCGAATTTTATTTTGATCGCCTCTACACTTCTTCTCATCAAATCCCGCTCGCTGTTGCCGAATCTTTCGCTTTCTGAAGAAGAGGAACAGTCTATTGATGAGCTCGAACGCCGGCTGAAAATCTACAAGGAAATAAAAGAATTGAGTGTGCACATTGCCGAACGTTTCGGAAAAGAGATGATCTTTGCTCCGCAGATGCGAAAATTTGACCCCGTTTTCTCGCCTGACAAAGACACGACTCTTCCGAACATGCTCTCTGCGATGGAGCGGGTACTTCAAAGCTTGCCGAAAAAAGAATTCTTACCGAAGGCGGTTGTGAAAAAAATCATAAGCCTCGAGGAAATGATAGGAAACCTGACAGTACGCATCCAAAAAAGCCTCAAGATCGGTTTTAAAGACCTCGCAAAAGTCGGAAAGGATGATAAAATCAATGTCATCGTAAGTTTTCTGGCAATTCTTGAACTGGTAAAACAGGGTGTTGTCTCTGTTGTACAAGAATCGAAACACGATGACATCATGATCGAATCAAACGAAGTGGGACTTCCTAAATACGGAAATTAA